A window of Cohnella herbarum contains these coding sequences:
- a CDS encoding toxic anion resistance protein: MSTQAILLKDSDAARVQQEAQATIQRISSTDPMQLDSLMDEIGRMGQKTMEKAGANLTLLERPLNDLLGGKRSEIAGNILKLRNEVDDLNRSKDLSLMQKILRKTPMKNYIMKYQSVKTNVQAIISALRNGKDNLEENIVHMRNLKQMCLQEMYNVQQRIELGNQLKSLFELEIAKPENETRKAQLERGLRKVVTRIQALTEMIMLYQQAIAGSDIINDNNDKLIDSVDATIDKTQHLITVSAMIATALDDQLKVIDAVNATNDMLGKQFAENARLLNETTQKTTEAMTKSSMSMEQITQAMNDLTSALNRCEESNRTIIASATEQTTRLNEINKQMGQRLGLPSGTSPAAPAAIQQPSVSSLLD, encoded by the coding sequence ATGAGTACGCAAGCTATTCTGCTTAAGGATTCAGACGCGGCAAGAGTTCAACAGGAAGCGCAAGCTACGATTCAACGCATATCTTCGACCGATCCGATGCAATTGGATTCCCTGATGGACGAAATCGGAAGAATGGGTCAGAAGACGATGGAGAAAGCCGGGGCTAATCTGACCTTGCTGGAACGTCCTCTGAACGACCTGTTAGGCGGCAAACGTTCGGAAATCGCCGGCAATATCTTGAAGCTGCGCAACGAAGTCGACGACCTGAACCGCAGCAAGGATCTGTCTCTGATGCAGAAGATTCTGCGCAAGACGCCGATGAAGAACTACATTATGAAATATCAGTCGGTCAAGACCAACGTGCAGGCGATCATCTCTGCGCTGCGCAACGGCAAAGACAACTTGGAAGAAAACATCGTGCACATGCGCAACCTGAAGCAAATGTGCCTTCAAGAAATGTATAACGTGCAGCAGCGGATCGAGTTAGGCAATCAGTTGAAGTCGCTGTTCGAGCTGGAAATCGCGAAGCCGGAGAACGAAACGAGAAAAGCTCAGTTGGAGCGGGGACTGCGTAAAGTCGTAACCCGGATTCAAGCTTTGACCGAGATGATCATGCTCTACCAGCAAGCGATCGCCGGTTCGGATATTATTAACGACAATAACGACAAGCTGATCGATTCGGTAGACGCTACGATCGACAAGACGCAGCATCTGATTACCGTTTCCGCGATGATCGCGACGGCGTTGGACGACCAATTGAAGGTTATCGATGCGGTTAACGCGACCAATGACATGCTGGGCAAGCAATTCGCGGAAAATGCTCGTCTGCTGAACGAGACGACCCAGAAGACGACGGAAGCGATGACGAAGTCTTCCATGTCCATGGAGCAAATTACCCAAGCGATGAACGATCTGACATCCGCGCTTAACCGTTGCGAGGAATCGAACCGTACGATTATCGCTTCCGCGACGGAACAAACGACGCGCTTGAACGAGATCAATAAGCAAATGGGACAGCGTCTGGGCTTACCGTCAGGGACAAGCCCAGCAGCTCCGGCCGCGATTCAACAGCCGTCGGTGTCAAGCTTATTGGATTAA
- a CDS encoding RNA polymerase sigma factor: protein MDMQHSVNRGIPVVSYEQLFEHYKDKIFSFAWKILRSKMDSEEAVQETFLRLYVNFERLDPGGSVSSLIFTTTKNICFDILRKRKTKLTLAHPMMKHEGWEDQAADAMRPEDALILKEASESLLAAISKLPKAYRLMVYQRYVLDMSMEEIVEINHVKMNTVKSRLKRGRDLLKKHMEKI, encoded by the coding sequence ATGGATATGCAGCATTCCGTGAACAGAGGGATCCCTGTTGTCTCCTATGAGCAATTATTCGAGCATTACAAAGATAAAATATTCAGTTTCGCCTGGAAAATTTTGCGCAGCAAAATGGATAGCGAAGAGGCCGTGCAAGAAACTTTTCTCAGGCTGTACGTGAACTTCGAGCGTCTAGATCCGGGGGGATCGGTATCTTCCCTCATCTTCACCACGACGAAAAATATATGCTTCGACATTCTGCGGAAGAGGAAAACGAAGCTCACGCTTGCTCATCCGATGATGAAGCACGAGGGCTGGGAGGATCAAGCGGCGGATGCGATGCGTCCCGAGGATGCGCTGATCTTGAAGGAAGCGTCCGAGAGTTTGCTGGCGGCTATCAGCAAGCTGCCCAAGGCATACCGGCTCATGGTTTATCAGCGTTACGTGCTCGACATGTCCATGGAGGAGATCGTGGAGATCAACCATGTGAAGATGAACACGGTGAAATCGCGGCTTAAGAGAGGCCGGGATTTGCTAAAGAAGCATATGGAGAAGATTTAA
- a CDS encoding HAD hydrolase family protein yields MIFACDLDQTLIYSRNSMGPIEEDELVPVETYDGDYRSFMTRTANLYLQRLSQNILFVPTTTRIYEQYNRIFGLTEAYSIPSRYAIVSNGGKVLVDGKPDADWEHRVRQAVLAKCAPHLEVKAIFDRLVSEDWVLKDRYCDDLFYSVIVRRDLLPAELMEELESRLRDLGWSSSLQGRKIYLVPDHVSKGSAVRYVKELSGSSFVFAAGDSLLDESMLELADEAMAPNHGELYRKYGVHKHIGFTENSGIRASDEILARLTNRMEVRKAL; encoded by the coding sequence ATGATTTTTGCCTGCGATTTGGACCAAACGCTTATCTATTCCCGCAATTCTATGGGGCCTATCGAGGAGGATGAACTCGTTCCCGTAGAAACCTATGACGGCGACTATCGTTCGTTCATGACCCGCACCGCCAATCTTTATCTTCAGCGTCTCAGCCAGAACATTCTATTCGTACCGACAACGACCAGAATTTACGAGCAATACAACCGAATATTCGGGTTGACCGAAGCTTATTCGATCCCATCGCGATATGCCATCGTTAGCAACGGAGGCAAAGTGCTTGTCGACGGGAAGCCGGATGCGGACTGGGAGCATCGGGTACGTCAAGCGGTACTTGCCAAATGCGCTCCTCATCTAGAGGTCAAAGCAATATTCGACCGATTGGTTTCCGAGGATTGGGTATTGAAGGATCGCTATTGCGATGACTTGTTCTATTCCGTGATCGTAAGGCGCGATCTTCTCCCCGCGGAATTAATGGAAGAGCTTGAATCGCGATTGCGAGATTTGGGGTGGAGTAGTTCGCTCCAAGGCCGTAAAATCTATCTCGTTCCGGATCATGTCAGCAAAGGCTCGGCGGTTCGATACGTGAAGGAGTTGTCCGGCTCGTCGTTCGTGTTCGCGGCAGGGGATAGCTTGCTCGATGAAAGCATGCTAGAGTTAGCCGATGAAGCCATGGCTCCGAACCATGGCGAGCTCTATCGGAAATACGGCGTTCATAAGCATATCGGCTTTACGGAAAACTCCGGGATACGGGCTTCCGACGAGATACTGGCTAGGCTGACGAATCGAATGGAGGTAAGGAAGGCGTTATGA
- a CDS encoding TIGR00266 family protein — MKHEVMYQGAFAMLKIHLTAGESVKAESGAMVSMSPNIDVKGTADGGIMAGLGRMLSGETFFFQELSANRGGGEVLLAPASMGDIQSVELDGSYRLFVQKDGFLAGSSGIKVNTKMQNLSRGLLSGEGFFIIEISGTGTVFLSSYGSIHAINLEPGEERIIDNGHLVAWPDYVHYSIEKASKGWFSSITSGEALVCRFRGEGIVLIQTRNPAGFGSWIKKFIPGAR, encoded by the coding sequence ATGAAACACGAGGTAATGTACCAAGGAGCATTCGCGATGCTCAAGATTCACCTGACCGCCGGAGAAAGCGTTAAAGCCGAATCGGGCGCGATGGTATCGATGTCGCCTAATATCGACGTTAAAGGTACCGCCGATGGAGGCATCATGGCAGGGTTAGGAAGAATGCTGAGCGGAGAGACGTTCTTCTTCCAAGAGTTGTCCGCGAACAGAGGCGGAGGAGAAGTCTTGCTAGCACCGGCATCCATGGGAGATATTCAATCCGTTGAACTCGACGGGTCTTATCGTCTATTCGTGCAGAAAGACGGGTTCCTCGCAGGATCGAGCGGAATTAAGGTCAATACGAAGATGCAAAATCTGAGCCGCGGGCTGTTGTCCGGCGAAGGGTTCTTTATTATCGAGATCAGCGGAACGGGTACCGTGTTCCTATCCTCCTACGGTTCGATACATGCGATCAACCTCGAACCGGGCGAAGAGCGAATTATAGATAACGGACATTTGGTCGCTTGGCCGGATTACGTCCACTATTCCATCGAGAAGGCTTCCAAAGGCTGGTTCTCGAGTATTACGAGCGGCGAAGCGCTTGTATGTCGATTCCGAGGAGAAGGAATCGTACTCATTCAAACCCGTAATCCGGCCGGTTTCGGAAGCTGGATTAAGAAATTCATACCGGGAGCTCGCTAA
- a CDS encoding ATP-grasp domain-containing protein — protein MTNIYLNRWFSVSYHYMNMIRDNPDGGQFKFYGTHPDTNHLSLQACDYSEQEPVLHGTEYVDYAVDFCRRHEIDIFIPRLKMLEIAKEAERFDAIGTKVMVCRDIPLLESMLDKDKFYETLEGTGVVPIPEYDVVETAQQFKDAYEALVRNGHRVCFKPTNSEGGLGFRIIDNHMNALDNLYGWVSLSIPFDQAYNTLSAVEKFPKLMVMELLEEDEFSIDCLSDSNGKLIVAVPRRKSTGRIYVLDEVPELNEIAERIAEQCKIPYVFNIQVKYNKGVPKLLEINPRMSGGLFITCLTGVNMPYLAVKTILGQPFERPKPVWGIRASYLELPIVMKDRS, from the coding sequence ATGACGAACATTTACTTAAACCGCTGGTTTTCCGTTTCCTACCACTACATGAACATGATCCGCGACAATCCGGACGGCGGGCAATTCAAATTTTACGGCACGCATCCGGACACGAATCATCTGAGCTTGCAGGCATGCGATTACTCCGAGCAGGAACCTGTTCTGCACGGCACCGAATACGTCGATTACGCCGTAGATTTTTGCCGTCGCCATGAAATCGATATTTTTATCCCGCGTCTCAAAATGCTCGAAATCGCTAAGGAAGCCGAGAGGTTCGACGCGATCGGAACGAAGGTTATGGTCTGCCGCGATATTCCGTTGCTGGAGAGCATGCTGGATAAGGATAAATTTTATGAGACGTTGGAAGGAACGGGCGTCGTTCCGATTCCGGAATATGATGTCGTGGAGACCGCTCAGCAGTTCAAGGATGCCTATGAGGCTCTCGTCCGGAACGGACATCGGGTATGCTTCAAGCCGACGAATTCCGAGGGGGGCCTTGGCTTTCGCATCATCGACAATCATATGAACGCTCTTGATAACCTCTATGGATGGGTTAGTTTATCTATTCCGTTCGATCAGGCTTATAACACATTGTCCGCGGTAGAAAAGTTTCCGAAGCTGATGGTTATGGAATTGTTGGAAGAAGACGAATTCAGCATCGACTGCCTATCGGATTCGAATGGCAAGCTGATCGTGGCGGTCCCGAGAAGAAAGTCCACGGGAAGAATTTACGTGCTGGACGAAGTTCCCGAGCTGAACGAGATTGCGGAACGAATCGCGGAACAATGCAAAATTCCTTACGTATTTAATATTCAGGTAAAATATAACAAGGGCGTTCCCAAGCTGCTGGAGATTAATCCGAGAATGTCAGGAGGACTATTCATTACATGCCTGACCGGGGTGAACATGCCTTATCTCGCGGTGAAGACGATTCTCGGACAACCGTTCGAGCGTCCGAAACCCGTGTGGGGAATCCGAGCGAGTTATTTGGAACTTCCCATCGTTATGAAGGATAGAAGCTAA
- a CDS encoding alpha/beta fold hydrolase — MNKSILSRNNVTIVGKGERPMVFAHGFGCDQEMWRHVAPAFEEDYKVILFDYVGSGKSNLNDYDPGRYGHLNGYAQDVLEIAESLDLRDAVFVGHSVSGMIGTLASIRNSDYFGQLIMLGPSPRYLNDLPDYLGGFDRNDILELLTMMEMNFTGWASYLAPIVMNNPERGELAVELERTFCSRDPAIARQFAEVTFFSDCREQLEKVTVPSLILQCSEDSIAPKEVGDYLHAHLKNSTLKLMRAKGHYPHLSHPEETVQLITEYLTS, encoded by the coding sequence ATTAATAAGAGCATTTTATCCCGGAACAACGTTACGATAGTGGGCAAGGGAGAGCGGCCGATGGTATTCGCGCACGGCTTCGGATGCGATCAAGAGATGTGGCGGCACGTCGCTCCGGCTTTCGAGGAGGATTACAAGGTGATCTTGTTCGATTACGTAGGCTCGGGAAAATCAAACTTGAATGATTACGATCCGGGAAGATACGGACACTTGAACGGATATGCGCAGGACGTGCTGGAGATTGCGGAATCCTTGGATCTTCGCGATGCGGTATTCGTAGGACACTCGGTGAGCGGCATGATCGGAACGTTGGCATCGATCCGTAATTCCGATTACTTCGGGCAATTGATCATGCTCGGGCCGTCGCCTCGTTATCTTAACGATCTACCCGATTACTTGGGGGGATTCGATCGAAACGATATTTTAGAGCTGCTTACGATGATGGAGATGAATTTCACGGGCTGGGCGAGTTACTTGGCGCCGATCGTCATGAATAATCCGGAGCGGGGGGAATTGGCGGTGGAACTCGAACGAACCTTCTGTTCGAGAGATCCCGCTATCGCGCGTCAATTCGCGGAAGTCACGTTCTTCTCGGACTGTCGCGAACAGCTGGAGAAGGTTACCGTTCCGTCTCTTATTCTGCAATGTTCGGAAGATAGCATCGCTCCGAAAGAAGTCGGCGATTATCTGCACGCGCATCTTAAGAACAGCACGTTAAAGCTGATGCGGGCGAAGGGCCACTATCCGCACCTAAGCCATCCGGAAGAAACGGTACAGTTGATTACGGAATATTTGACTTCATGA
- a CDS encoding DUF456 domain-containing protein yields the protein MLRSKWGLASVIVGYVAGLVSDIFLPVAVALIFPVLGTMLGSVIRQAELKAAKRSAERDAAIAAAAVEAATSNQRVDQPNSAGHRIAEASSQSSSSQPSSSHPDRGHAHRASNLGPEWDSVMEYIGTIEDMVLIEGEKNNLDNEIVQRTLSLLVRLNRIIPQLVEFNNGDINHKIQRLVLRDLNGTITPFLNLSGEAKRQNRRILLNSLKDIDNQITTYTSFIEQKDLMELKNKAELIHQRYGAGN from the coding sequence TTGCTTCGTTCGAAATGGGGGCTAGCCTCCGTAATCGTCGGTTATGTAGCGGGTCTAGTGTCGGATATTTTTCTTCCCGTCGCGGTTGCTTTGATTTTCCCGGTTCTTGGAACGATGCTCGGGTCGGTCATTCGACAGGCCGAACTTAAGGCGGCCAAGCGTTCCGCGGAGAGAGACGCCGCCATAGCGGCGGCAGCGGTTGAAGCCGCGACTAGCAATCAGCGGGTCGATCAACCGAATTCGGCGGGTCATCGGATTGCCGAAGCTTCATCGCAGTCGTCTTCATCTCAGCCTTCTTCGTCGCATCCGGATAGAGGACATGCTCACCGTGCTTCTAATCTGGGGCCGGAGTGGGATTCCGTAATGGAATATATCGGGACGATCGAGGATATGGTGTTGATCGAGGGGGAGAAGAACAACCTCGATAATGAAATCGTTCAACGTACGTTGTCGTTGCTTGTCAGGTTAAACCGTATTATTCCTCAACTGGTCGAGTTCAACAACGGGGATATCAATCATAAGATTCAGCGGCTCGTGTTGAGAGATTTGAACGGAACGATTACGCCATTCCTTAATCTGAGCGGTGAAGCCAAGCGACAGAACCGCCGGATTTTATTGAATAGCCTTAAGGACATCGACAATCAAATTACGACATACACGAGCTTTATCGAACAGAAGGATCTTATGGAATTGAAGAACAAGGCCGAGCTCATTCACCAGCGCTACGGCGCAGGCAACTAA